One segment of Rhodospirillaceae bacterium DNA contains the following:
- a CDS encoding TlyA family RNA methyltransferase has product MAKADKPRLDQVLVDRGLVESRAKAQGLIMAGKVYSETRRLDKAGQKVSADLPLEVKGQDHPWVSRGGLKLSKGLEHFDISPDGLICLDVGASTGGFTDVLLVGGAKKVYAVDVGHGQLAWKIRQNPAVEVLERTNARYITAEQISDPIDLIVCDASFIGLQTVLPAALSLAAPGAHLIALIKPQFEVGKGRVGKGGVVREPELHREVCEKIQNWLESLAGWTVMGVTESPIKGPEGNREFLICGACSATCP; this is encoded by the coding sequence ATGGCTAAAGCAGACAAACCCAGGCTTGATCAGGTCCTCGTTGATCGTGGGTTGGTGGAAAGCCGCGCCAAGGCGCAAGGGTTGATCATGGCAGGCAAGGTATATTCTGAAACCCGCCGCCTTGATAAGGCCGGCCAAAAAGTGAGCGCAGATTTGCCCCTTGAAGTGAAAGGCCAGGACCATCCCTGGGTTTCGCGCGGCGGGTTGAAATTGTCAAAAGGGCTGGAGCATTTTGACATCAGTCCGGATGGTCTGATCTGTTTGGATGTCGGTGCTTCGACGGGCGGTTTTACGGATGTTTTATTGGTTGGCGGAGCGAAAAAGGTTTACGCCGTTGATGTCGGCCACGGCCAGTTGGCCTGGAAAATTCGCCAGAACCCGGCAGTCGAGGTATTGGAGCGCACCAATGCTCGTTACATAACCGCTGAACAAATTTCCGATCCCATAGATTTGATCGTCTGTGATGCCAGTTTTATCGGCTTGCAGACGGTGTTGCCTGCGGCCCTGTCGCTGGCCGCACCGGGCGCCCACCTGATCGCCCTGATCAAGCCTCAGTTCGAGGTTGGCAAGGGCAGGGTCGGTAAGGGCGGGGTGGTGCGTGAACCGGAATTGCACAGGGAAGTTTGCGAAAAAATTCAAAACTGGCTGGAAAGCCTTGCCGGCTGGACCGTTATGGGCGTCACCGAAAGCCCAATCAAGGGTCCGGAAGGTAACCGGGAATTCCTGATCTGCGGTGCTTGTAGTGCAACCTGCCCTTAA
- a CDS encoding HigA family addiction module antidote protein: MKAWREAGLETEIFDLPPAPPEQKPVLVSDCIKPSEVPPGSVLLDEFIKPLELTTDELSQDIGLPHSHVMAIVEGGRAIDADTAFRLARYFSTTEEFWLHLQMAYDLEQAKRLSGDEIARTITPRKFKGSLNSISIAL, encoded by the coding sequence ATGAAGGCCTGGCGCGAAGCCGGGCTTGAAACGGAAATTTTCGATCTGCCCCCTGCCCCGCCGGAACAAAAGCCGGTGCTGGTCAGCGACTGCATCAAGCCATCGGAAGTTCCACCGGGTTCGGTATTGCTGGACGAGTTCATCAAGCCGCTTGAACTAACCACAGATGAGCTGTCACAGGATATCGGTCTGCCACACAGCCATGTCATGGCAATCGTCGAGGGTGGTCGCGCCATTGACGCCGATACCGCCTTCAGGCTGGCGCGTTATTTCTCAACCACCGAGGAATTCTGGCTACACCTGCAAATGGCTTATGATCTGGAGCAGGCAAAACGCCTCTCAGGTGATGAAATCGCCCGCACCATCACACCCCGCAAATTCAAGGGCTCATTGAACAGTATTTCAATCGCCCTTTAA
- a CDS encoding histone deacetylase family protein, with amino-acid sequence MSTSLYSHPVCVEHDPGAHHPEQPGRLRAVLKALEAEAFDNLVRVSAPKASLAQIERIHAAYYVEKVFENVPESGLFHLDPDTAMSPKSGEAALRAAGGVCAAVDAVIGGQATNAFCALRPPGHHAEPSQAMGFCLFNNIAIGALQARDVHGIERVAVVDFDVHHGNGTQASFERYRDFLYVSSHQSPAYPGTGAEMEHGLNKNIINVELDPGSGSDIFRKAYTDRILPALRDWKPQLLMISAGFDAHLRDPLAQLQLQDDDFAWVSRQLLEVAAEVCENRVVSVLEGGYDLDALAACVALHVGELMAVDIR; translated from the coding sequence ATGAGCACATCCCTTTATAGCCATCCTGTGTGTGTTGAACACGATCCGGGTGCGCACCACCCGGAACAACCCGGCCGGTTGCGCGCGGTCCTTAAAGCCCTTGAGGCTGAAGCCTTTGACAATCTCGTCAGGGTCTCTGCGCCAAAGGCTTCGCTGGCACAGATTGAGCGGATTCATGCCGCCTATTATGTCGAGAAGGTTTTTGAGAACGTCCCCGAAAGTGGCCTCTTTCACCTCGACCCGGATACCGCCATGTCGCCAAAAAGTGGCGAGGCTGCATTACGCGCCGCGGGCGGGGTCTGTGCTGCGGTTGACGCGGTCATCGGTGGTCAGGCAACCAACGCCTTTTGCGCTTTACGCCCACCAGGGCACCACGCCGAACCGTCCCAGGCCATGGGATTTTGCTTGTTTAACAACATTGCCATTGGCGCTCTTCAGGCCAGAGACGTTCATGGGATCGAACGGGTTGCCGTCGTTGATTTCGACGTTCATCACGGCAATGGCACCCAGGCGTCGTTTGAGCGATACAGGGATTTTCTCTACGTATCTTCTCACCAATCGCCAGCTTATCCGGGAACCGGTGCGGAGATGGAACACGGTCTCAATAAAAACATCATTAATGTTGAACTGGATCCGGGTAGCGGCTCGGATATTTTCCGCAAAGCCTACACGGATCGAATTCTGCCAGCACTCAGGGACTGGAAACCCCAGTTATTGATGATTTCGGCCGGTTTTGACGCTCATTTGCGTGATCCACTGGCGCAACTTCAGTTACAGGATGATGATTTCGCCTGGGTCAGCAGGCAATTGCTCGAAGTGGCAGCCGAGGTTTGTGAAAACAGGGTTGTCTCAGTGCTTGAGGGAGGCTATGACCTCGATGCTCTGGCCGCTTGCGTGGCTTTGCACGTTGGTGAATTAATGGCCGTTGATATAAGGTAA
- a CDS encoding sulfurtransferase TusA family protein: MADTTVLDVKGLGCPVPILRANRAVKEMIPGDTLEILATDSDAPQDFEIFCDNTGHQFLGCEKQEDVFIIRLEVVS, from the coding sequence ATGGCTGACACGACTGTTTTGGATGTAAAGGGTCTGGGATGCCCGGTTCCTATTCTCAGGGCCAATAGGGCTGTCAAGGAAATGATCCCCGGCGACACGCTTGAGATTCTGGCGACGGATTCAGATGCGCCTCAGGATTTCGAGATTTTTTGCGACAATACGGGTCATCAATTCCTCGGCTGCGAAAAGCAGGAAGACGTCTTCATCATTCGTCTTGAGGTCGTCTCTTAA
- a CDS encoding exodeoxyribonuclease VII small subunit produces MAKNSIPSDIAKLSFEDALEQLEDIVRQLEEGSGELDASIKAYERGAHLKNHCEAKLKQAQQRVEKVVLGVDGEPELEPADLD; encoded by the coding sequence ATGGCAAAAAACAGCATTCCTTCCGACATCGCCAAGTTGAGTTTCGAGGACGCCCTTGAACAACTTGAAGATATTGTCCGCCAGCTCGAAGAAGGCTCTGGTGAACTTGACGCGTCGATCAAGGCTTACGAGCGGGGCGCCCACCTGAAAAACCATTGCGAAGCCAAGTTGAAGCAAGCGCAGCAACGCGTTGAGAAGGTTGTCCTGGGAGTTGACGGGGAACCGGAACTGGAACCGGCTGACCTGGATTAA
- the dapB gene encoding 4-hydroxy-tetrahydrodipicolinate reductase, whose protein sequence is MSIRVCVAGATGWTGSAVTQGILRDDTFELVGAVARSAAGKDMGGVTICATLAEALQTPTDVLIDYTGAGPVKDHVLYAIERGIAVVVGSSGMTAADYDDIAAKAEEKGVGVVGGGNFSVTATMMQHLALIAAQHIPQFEVLDFAWAEKEDVPSGTARELAEKLGDVQKPKQALAIESLHGPAETRGANINGVQVHSVRLPGYKLRCEAVFGMEGERLSVVHEAGQSAEPYVSGTLLAAKMSVDVKGLVRGLDALLFANDG, encoded by the coding sequence ATGAGTATTCGGGTTTGTGTCGCCGGTGCGACCGGCTGGACGGGCTCTGCTGTAACCCAGGGCATCCTGCGGGACGATACCTTCGAGCTTGTCGGTGCCGTCGCGCGTAGCGCTGCGGGCAAGGATATGGGCGGCGTCACGATTTGTGCAACCCTCGCCGAGGCACTTCAAACACCAACTGATGTTTTAATCGATTACACGGGTGCCGGGCCGGTCAAGGATCATGTGCTGTACGCCATCGAGCGCGGGATTGCTGTTGTCGTCGGTTCATCGGGAATGACGGCGGCGGATTATGATGACATCGCCGCCAAAGCCGAAGAAAAAGGCGTCGGTGTTGTTGGTGGCGGCAATTTCAGTGTGACGGCGACGATGATGCAGCATCTGGCACTCATCGCGGCCCAGCATATTCCGCAGTTTGAAGTTCTCGATTTCGCCTGGGCTGAAAAAGAAGATGTGCCCAGCGGCACCGCTCGCGAGTTAGCCGAAAAACTGGGAGATGTGCAAAAACCGAAACAGGCCCTTGCCATTGAAAGTCTGCATGGCCCGGCGGAAACCCGCGGCGCCAATATCAATGGAGTGCAAGTCCACTCTGTTCGCCTTCCCGGTTACAAATTGCGCTGCGAGGCTGTCTTCGGCATGGAAGGTGAACGCTTGAGCGTCGTTCATGAAGCCGGGCAAAGCGCCGAACCTTATGTTTCAGGAACCTTGCTGGCGGCGAAAATGTCGGTTGACGTAAAAGGTCTGGTGCGCGGTCTTGACGCCTTGTTGTTTGCCAACGATGGCTAA
- a CDS encoding efflux RND transporter periplasmic adaptor subunit, producing MIHLKIPKLISGLLSGLLLVSTPVLAEDATLVGVDAVRTEPLNQTVPVIGRLIADHGGVIAARISGPVGEMIFKVGDRVEKGDVIAVLVDDALHWRYQLSKAEAKEAEAALQTAKAAYDLRVQEQKRLNRLKESAAFSEARLADKKLEVTSAKSAMAESEAALVRSHANQKLAEINLYNTKVRAPFAGVISKRHTDVGAYVDVGSPVVDLIDDRHLEIEASVPAIRIQGLTPGTVVSFILEGEPSDDKTRLPATVRAVIPDENPLTRTRMVRFSTNFSMSKRNLATNQSVLLALPAGQESSVVTVHKDAVISRKGKDIVFVVEDGEANIRPLKLGEAIGPRFVVLAGLKNADIVVIRGNERLRPGQKVHHQ from the coding sequence TTGATCCATTTAAAAATACCAAAGCTTATTTCCGGCCTTTTGTCGGGCCTCCTGCTGGTCAGCACACCTGTCCTGGCCGAGGACGCCACCCTGGTCGGTGTCGATGCAGTCAGGACCGAACCACTGAATCAGACCGTACCGGTGATTGGCCGTCTGATTGCCGACCACGGCGGGGTCATTGCCGCGCGCATTTCAGGCCCTGTCGGCGAGATGATTTTCAAGGTTGGCGACAGGGTTGAGAAGGGTGACGTGATTGCCGTCCTGGTCGATGATGCCCTGCATTGGAGATACCAGTTAAGCAAAGCCGAGGCGAAAGAAGCCGAAGCCGCCCTGCAAACGGCCAAGGCGGCATATGATCTAAGGGTCCAGGAACAAAAACGCCTGAACAGGCTTAAAGAATCAGCGGCCTTTTCAGAAGCCCGCCTGGCCGATAAAAAACTTGAAGTAACCAGTGCAAAAAGCGCCATGGCTGAATCAGAAGCCGCGCTGGTGCGCAGCCACGCCAATCAGAAACTGGCCGAAATCAATCTCTACAATACCAAGGTCAGGGCCCCCTTTGCCGGTGTCATATCCAAACGCCACACCGACGTCGGGGCTTACGTCGATGTGGGAAGCCCGGTCGTCGATCTGATCGATGATCGCCACCTGGAAATCGAAGCCAGTGTCCCGGCCATCAGAATTCAGGGCCTGACCCCCGGAACCGTTGTTTCGTTTATCCTGGAAGGGGAGCCGTCGGACGACAAGACGAGACTGCCAGCAACTGTCAGGGCCGTCATCCCCGATGAAAACCCGTTGACCCGCACCCGCATGGTTCGCTTCAGCACCAACTTCAGTATGTCCAAACGCAATTTGGCGACAAACCAAAGTGTCTTGTTAGCCCTACCCGCCGGACAGGAGAGTTCTGTCGTCACCGTGCATAAAGATGCCGTGATCAGCCGCAAGGGCAAGGACATCGTCTTTGTTGTCGAAGACGGGGAGGCCAATATCCGTCCCCTTAAATTGGGCGAAGCCATTGGTCCCCGCTTTGTTGTTCTGGCAGGTTTGAAAAATGCCGACATCGTTGTCATTCGCGGCAATGAACGCCTGCGCCCGGGACAGAAAGTGCATCACCAATGA
- a CDS encoding polyprenyl synthetase family protein: protein MHDDPEAELVEAMRYAVLDGGKRIRPFLSLAAAGLFNVESQRALRVAAAIEMVHCYSLVHDDLPAMDDDELRRGQPTCHIKFGEATAILAGDALLTKAFEVLAGDETHPDPHVRSDLVIALARAAGSEGMVGGQMLDLIAETETLNMPEITRLQRMKTGMLIAVACEAGAILGKATDGARHALHAYAHDLGLAFQIADDLLDVEGDEKTVGKKTGKDEEAGKATFVSLLGVERAREQAELLVAQACEHLDLFGEKADPLRELAAFVIKRRA from the coding sequence ATGCATGACGATCCGGAAGCGGAACTTGTCGAGGCCATGCGCTACGCTGTTCTTGACGGTGGCAAACGGATACGCCCTTTCCTGAGCCTGGCCGCCGCCGGGCTGTTTAATGTTGAATCACAGCGAGCACTGCGCGTCGCCGCCGCCATTGAGATGGTGCATTGTTATTCGCTGGTTCACGACGACCTGCCGGCCATGGATGATGATGAGCTCAGGCGCGGTCAGCCGACTTGTCATATCAAATTTGGTGAAGCCACGGCGATCCTTGCCGGGGACGCGTTGCTGACCAAGGCCTTTGAAGTGTTGGCCGGTGATGAGACGCACCCCGATCCCCATGTCCGCTCTGATCTGGTGATAGCATTGGCGCGGGCCGCCGGTTCCGAAGGGATGGTCGGTGGTCAAATGCTTGATCTGATCGCCGAAACCGAAACCCTCAACATGCCCGAAATCACACGCTTGCAAAGAATGAAGACCGGTATGCTGATCGCCGTTGCCTGTGAAGCCGGGGCCATTCTTGGCAAGGCTACCGATGGCGCCAGACACGCCCTCCATGCCTACGCCCATGACCTGGGATTAGCCTTTCAGATAGCCGATGATTTACTGGATGTTGAAGGGGACGAGAAGACTGTCGGCAAAAAGACCGGCAAGGATGAAGAAGCTGGAAAAGCGACGTTCGTTTCCCTGCTTGGAGTGGAGCGCGCCCGCGAACAGGCAGAATTGCTGGTCGCCCAGGCGTGCGAACATCTTGATCTTTTCGGTGAAAAGGCAGACCCTTTAAGGGAATTAGCGGCGTTTGTCATAAAGCGCCGGGCTTGA
- a CDS encoding efflux RND transporter permease subunit, which translates to MNLIKIAIERPIAVMAAVLMIIMFGLVSLKTIPIQLTPDVRKPVITVRTNWAGAAPAEIEREIVNRQEEVLRGLEGLDEMSSRARDGRGSISLEFSNTQDMDKALLLVANRLDRVGDYPDEANQPTLDTAGSEDRPIAWFTLSRTGDNDRDIHTYGDYIEDVIQDRLERVAGVARVNVYGGTKRQMEVIVDPAKMARYGLTVPQVVNSLAAANSSVSAGDIEEGKRRYVVRTEGDLTSIKHIEDVVVRSIGDPLSGGVARVTIGDIATVGFGYKKATATIRRQGEQAIAMNTVRETGANVIDTMAGIRAAVDELNEFSLPAEQLALDQVYDETVYINSAIDLVQQNIYIGGTLAALVLFLFLRSGSATLIVSLAIPVSVVGSFVAMAAMGRSINVISLAGIAFAVGMVVDAAIVVLENIYRLRQEGKSASVAAYLGAQQVWGAVLVSALTTVLVFMPILIMKLEIGQLFRDIAVAISVAVTLSLIVAVTLIPALSNRLLRKDPSKNITRRLPIIDDVARWFTERAVAFTHAVVHNKILALGTIIVLSGSAIAFSVLFLPKLEYLPEGNRNLVIGVLLPPPGYNLTTAASIAEDVEAAVRPLWESETGPVSEPGQPPKIKNFFFVARSSTTFVGASAVDPTRVAELIPVLREPVFKEPGTFGFITQPSLFGRAIGSGRSIDVDISGPDLEQVLEIALKGTGIISKLLPREEGNQLRPKPGLELGAPEVRVYPDPVRLADNGVSAREFSQTLDAFNDDLRVAEITIGGKRVDLALRGPQNRITATQGIGNLPVVTRSGDIIPVSSLAEVRVTSGPTEIRHKERERTVTLEVRPAPDIPLELAMEILTEKVITPLREAGLPPGVKIDLSGTADKLTEAWDNMVLNLIIAVLIVYLVMAVLFESFIYPLIIMLSVPLATAGGVGGLVILNLFSPHQLDMLTLLGFVILVGIVVNNAILLVHQTLYHHRNEGMNFEASLIAATRNRIRPIFMSTLTSVFGMLPLVVFPGAGSELYSGLGSVVVGGLALSALLTLAIIPPMMSLVSNFAENSHKAQGEPVSAE; encoded by the coding sequence ATGAACCTGATTAAAATTGCCATCGAACGCCCGATTGCGGTTATGGCCGCTGTTCTGATGATCATCATGTTCGGGCTGGTGTCGTTGAAGACCATTCCCATTCAGTTAACGCCCGATGTCCGCAAGCCGGTAATCACGGTGCGCACCAACTGGGCCGGTGCGGCGCCTGCCGAAATCGAGCGTGAAATCGTCAACCGCCAGGAAGAAGTTTTGCGTGGCCTTGAAGGCCTTGACGAAATGTCGAGCCGGGCACGCGATGGCCGCGGTTCGATCTCGCTGGAATTTTCCAATACCCAGGACATGGACAAAGCCCTGCTGTTGGTTGCCAACCGTCTTGACCGGGTCGGTGACTATCCCGACGAAGCCAATCAGCCGACGCTCGATACCGCTGGCAGCGAAGACCGACCGATCGCCTGGTTCACCCTGTCACGCACCGGTGACAATGATCGGGACATCCATACTTATGGCGATTATATCGAAGATGTTATCCAGGACCGCCTTGAACGGGTGGCCGGGGTCGCCCGCGTTAATGTTTACGGTGGCACCAAACGGCAAATGGAAGTCATCGTCGATCCGGCTAAAATGGCCCGTTACGGGCTGACCGTTCCGCAGGTTGTCAATTCACTGGCAGCCGCAAATTCATCGGTTTCCGCAGGTGATATCGAAGAAGGCAAACGCCGTTACGTGGTCCGCACAGAAGGCGACCTGACATCTATCAAACATATCGAGGACGTGGTTGTCAGAAGCATCGGCGACCCGCTTTCGGGTGGCGTCGCCCGTGTCACCATCGGTGATATCGCCACGGTCGGCTTCGGCTACAAGAAAGCGACGGCGACGATCCGCCGTCAGGGTGAACAAGCTATCGCCATGAACACAGTGCGCGAAACAGGCGCCAACGTTATTGATACCATGGCCGGCATTCGCGCAGCCGTTGATGAACTCAACGAATTCTCGCTACCGGCTGAGCAACTAGCCCTTGACCAGGTGTATGATGAAACCGTCTATATCAATTCGGCTATCGATCTGGTCCAGCAGAATATTTACATCGGTGGCACCCTGGCCGCACTGGTCCTGTTCCTGTTCCTGCGTTCAGGTTCAGCGACGCTGATTGTTTCACTGGCCATTCCGGTTTCGGTGGTCGGTTCGTTCGTCGCCATGGCGGCCATGGGGCGCTCCATTAATGTTATCTCGCTGGCCGGTATCGCCTTCGCCGTCGGCATGGTCGTTGATGCGGCTATTGTCGTGCTGGAAAACATCTATCGATTAAGACAAGAGGGTAAATCCGCCTCCGTCGCGGCGTATCTGGGCGCCCAACAGGTTTGGGGGGCGGTCCTGGTGTCGGCGCTGACCACGGTGCTTGTGTTTATGCCGATCCTGATCATGAAACTGGAAATTGGCCAGTTGTTCCGGGATATCGCTGTCGCCATTTCCGTTGCTGTGACCTTGTCACTGATTGTCGCTGTCACTCTTATTCCTGCACTTTCAAATCGTCTGCTTCGGAAAGATCCGTCGAAAAATATCACCCGGCGGCTGCCCATTATTGACGATGTGGCGCGCTGGTTTACCGAAAGGGCCGTTGCCTTTACCCACGCCGTCGTCCACAACAAGATCCTCGCCCTGGGAACCATCATCGTCCTTTCGGGTTCGGCCATCGCTTTTTCTGTACTGTTTTTGCCCAAACTTGAATACCTTCCCGAAGGCAATCGCAATCTGGTTATTGGCGTGCTTCTGCCACCACCCGGTTACAACCTGACAACGGCCGCAAGCATCGCCGAGGATGTCGAGGCCGCTGTGCGCCCGTTATGGGAATCGGAAACCGGACCGGTATCCGAACCCGGGCAACCGCCCAAGATCAAGAATTTCTTCTTCGTGGCCCGTTCATCAACAACCTTCGTTGGCGCCAGCGCCGTCGACCCAACACGGGTTGCCGAGTTGATCCCGGTCTTAAGGGAGCCCGTCTTCAAGGAACCGGGTACCTTCGGGTTTATTACCCAGCCTTCATTATTCGGCCGCGCCATCGGCAGTGGCAGGTCTATTGATGTTGATATATCCGGCCCGGACCTTGAGCAGGTTCTGGAGATTGCCTTAAAAGGAACCGGCATCATTTCCAAACTGCTGCCACGAGAAGAAGGCAACCAGTTACGCCCGAAACCGGGATTGGAACTGGGTGCGCCTGAGGTACGCGTGTACCCCGATCCGGTTCGTCTCGCCGACAATGGCGTTTCAGCACGGGAATTCAGCCAGACCCTTGATGCTTTTAATGACGATTTACGGGTTGCCGAGATTACCATTGGCGGCAAACGCGTTGACCTGGCCCTGAGAGGGCCGCAGAACAGGATCACAGCAACGCAGGGCATTGGTAATTTGCCCGTCGTTACACGCTCCGGCGATATCATTCCCGTCAGTTCGCTTGCCGAAGTTCGGGTGACATCCGGCCCGACGGAAATCCGCCATAAGGAACGCGAACGCACGGTTACCCTGGAAGTTCGTCCGGCTCCGGATATTCCTCTTGAACTGGCCATGGAAATTCTCACCGAAAAGGTCATTACCCCCCTGCGTGAGGCAGGGCTTCCGCCAGGCGTCAAGATCGACCTTTCAGGAACCGCTGACAAACTGACAGAGGCATGGGATAACATGGTCTTGAACCTGATTATCGCCGTGCTGATCGTTTACCTGGTGATGGCGGTTCTTTTTGAAAGCTTCATTTACCCGCTGATCATCATGTTGTCAGTTCCGCTGGCGACGGCGGGTGGTGTTGGCGGCTTGGTTATTCTCAACCTGTTTTCACCCCATCAGCTGGATATGTTGACCTTACTGGGCTTTGTCATTCTGGTCGGTATCGTCGTCAACAACGCCATCCTGCTGGTTCACCAAACCCTCTATCACCATCGAAACGAGGGTATGAATTTCGAGGCCTCACTGATTGCCGCGACCCGCAACCGGATCAGGCCAATTTTTATGTCGACGCTGACAAGTGTCTTCGGCATGTTGCCTCTGGTCGTCTTCCCCGGTGCCGGTTCGGAACTGTATAGCGGCCTGGGGTCGGTTGTTGTTGGCGGTCTGGCGTTATCAGCCCTGCTAACATTGGCCATCATCCCGCCAATGATGTCACTGGTTTCAAATTTTGCCGAAAACAGCCACAAGGCTCAAGGCGAACCGGTCAGTGCTGAATAA
- a CDS encoding 1-deoxy-D-xylulose-5-phosphate synthase → MSNKNNTPLLDTVSKPADIRDFSNEKLSQLADELRQDTIRVVSITGGHLGASLGVVELTVALHHVFDTPDDRLIWDVGHQCYPHKILTGRREQMLSLRQGGGLSGFTNRSESIYDPFGAGHSSTSISAALGMAVARDFKGEDNNVIAVIGDGAMSAGMAYEAMNNAGSMDSRLIVILNDNDMSIAPPVGAMSAYLSRLISSKSYRSIRHFAKEMSKKFPRPIEEAARRAEEYARGMVTGGTLFEEMGFFYVGPIDGHNLDHLLPVLKNLRDDKEKGPVLLHVVTQKGHGYGPAEESADKYHGVSKFDLVTGELEKSTANTPSYTKVFAKALIAEAAVDEKITAITAAMPSGTGLDMFGEAYPERCFDVGIAEQHAVTFAAGMASQGYKPFAAIYSTFLQRGYDQLVHDVVLQKLPVRFAIDRAGLVGADGATHAGVFDLAYLCCLPDIVVMAPSDEAELMHMTATAAKIDDGPSAVRYPRGNGTGVEMPEKGEVLEIGKGRILREGGVVAILSLGGRLQEALKAADELAARGYSTTVADARFAKPLDQTLIRDLASRHEVLITIEEGSPGGFGAHVISYMAEQGLLDRGVKIRPMTLPDQLIHHDSPDKQYEDAGLTAPAIVETVLKALGRTDEKTGLAEA, encoded by the coding sequence GTGAGTAATAAAAATAACACACCGTTGTTGGATACTGTCTCAAAACCCGCCGATATCAGGGATTTTTCCAACGAAAAACTGAGCCAACTGGCCGATGAACTGCGCCAGGACACGATCCGCGTTGTCTCCATTACGGGTGGCCATCTGGGCGCCAGCCTTGGCGTCGTCGAGCTGACGGTCGCCCTGCATCATGTTTTTGACACCCCTGATGACCGGTTGATATGGGATGTCGGGCACCAGTGTTATCCGCACAAGATCCTTACCGGTCGGCGCGAACAGATGCTGTCCTTGCGCCAGGGTGGGGGTCTGTCGGGCTTTACCAATCGCAGTGAAAGCATCTACGACCCGTTCGGCGCGGGTCACAGCTCAACCTCTATTTCTGCCGCCCTAGGGATGGCTGTTGCCCGTGATTTCAAGGGCGAAGACAACAATGTCATTGCCGTCATTGGTGATGGCGCGATGAGCGCCGGAATGGCCTATGAGGCTATGAACAATGCCGGTTCCATGGACTCACGTCTGATTGTTATTCTTAACGATAACGATATGTCCATCGCCCCGCCGGTAGGCGCCATGAGCGCCTATCTGTCGCGTTTGATTTCATCGAAGTCTTACCGGTCGATCCGCCATTTCGCCAAGGAAATGTCGAAAAAGTTCCCACGCCCCATTGAAGAAGCAGCCCGGCGGGCAGAGGAATATGCCCGTGGCATGGTAACCGGTGGCACCCTGTTCGAGGAAATGGGTTTCTTTTATGTCGGCCCTATTGATGGCCATAACCTTGATCACCTGTTGCCGGTTTTGAAAAACTTGCGGGACGACAAGGAAAAGGGACCAGTGTTGTTGCATGTGGTTACCCAAAAAGGCCATGGCTACGGACCGGCAGAGGAATCTGCTGACAAATATCACGGCGTTTCCAAGTTTGATCTGGTTACCGGCGAGCTTGAAAAAAGCACCGCCAATACACCGTCCTATACCAAGGTTTTCGCCAAGGCCCTGATTGCCGAGGCCGCCGTTGATGAGAAAATCACCGCGATCACCGCCGCCATGCCATCGGGCACCGGTCTAGACATGTTTGGTGAGGCATACCCCGAGCGTTGTTTTGATGTTGGTATCGCTGAACAGCACGCTGTGACCTTTGCCGCCGGTATGGCCAGTCAGGGCTATAAACCGTTTGCGGCCATTTATTCGACCTTCCTGCAACGCGGCTATGATCAGCTTGTTCATGATGTTGTATTGCAAAAGCTGCCTGTTCGCTTCGCCATCGACAGGGCCGGGCTCGTCGGTGCTGACGGGGCCACCCACGCAGGTGTTTTCGATCTGGCATATCTGTGTTGCTTGCCCGATATCGTCGTCATGGCCCCGTCCGATGAGGCAGAATTGATGCATATGACGGCGACGGCAGCGAAAATAGATGATGGGCCCTCGGCTGTACGCTATCCGCGCGGTAATGGCACTGGCGTCGAAATGCCTGAAAAAGGTGAAGTGCTGGAAATCGGTAAAGGTCGTATCCTCCGCGAGGGCGGCGTGGTCGCCATTCTGAGCCTTGGCGGGCGTTTGCAGGAAGCCCTCAAGGCCGCTGATGAACTGGCCGCAAGGGGCTACTCAACAACCGTAGCTGACGCCCGTTTCGCCAAACCGCTGGATCAGACATTGATCAGGGATTTGGCTAGCCGTCATGAGGTGTTGATCACAATCGAAGAAGGATCCCCCGGCGGTTTTGGCGCTCATGTTATTTCGTATATGGCCGAACAAGGGCTGCTCGATCGCGGCGTTAAAATTCGACCGATGACATTGCCCGATCAACTGATCCATCACGATAGCCCGGACAAACAATATGAAGACGCGGGCCTGACCGCTCCGGCTATTGTCGAGACAGTCTTGAAGGCGCTTGGCCGGACGGACGAAAAAACCGGGTTGGCCGAAGCCTGA